In a single window of the Metopolophium dirhodum isolate CAU chromosome 2, ASM1992520v1, whole genome shotgun sequence genome:
- the LOC132939521 gene encoding hairy/enhancer-of-split related with YRPW motif protein-like, whose protein sequence is MVVPRGGGPAHHPESAVPHQPPTTTAATAEPPHWGYGPWSSMPAPPPSSRHHHQGVKRHFNESDDCDDAFSEESSKDHCSSPGDGTDTPHMLTRKKRRGIIEKRRRDRINTSLSELRRLVPTAYEKQGSAKLEKAEILQLTVDHLKMIHAKGLDTLAYDPSKYAMDYHNIGFRECATEVARYLESVEGMNGRDPLRERLLSHLQYFAAQREYAAKSPAAAGHHNAPPPPPSWYGGHHVGAPPPPPPPPPPPTLPPAHHYPSTTSPHHYPSTTSPHQQQQQQQPPPLTLPPPPPPPSHNNNNYETSATAVDGIKSAAEADAAGLTTLSSVPADYHHHHHHHQQQRQHEQHHHRSRDDYQHQHQHGGGAGNQLHNLQPVQPPPQPPSGYHEAAMHQQHHQQQQQQQQQYQSDSSVSAQMKPYRPWGAEVAY, encoded by the exons ATGGTTGTGCCCCGCGGGGGCGGCCCGGCTCACCACCCGGAATCCGCCGTACCGCATCAGCCGCCGACCAcaaccgccgccaccgccgagCCCCCTCACTGGGGCTACGGACCGTGGAGTTCGATGCCCGCGCCGCCGCCGTCTTCTCGTCATCATCACCAAGGTGTCAAAAGGCATTTCAATGAGAGCGACGATTGCGACGATGCATTTTCCGAGGAGTCCAGCAAAGACCA ttgTTCTTCTCCCGGAGACGGTACCGACACGCCACACATGCTCACCCGGAAGAAACGCCGGGGCATCATCGAAAAGAGACGTCGTGATCGCATCAACACCAGCTTGTCCGAACTCAGACGGCTTGTGCCCACAGCGTACGAAAAACAGGGTTCGGCCAAATTGGAAAAGGCCGAAATCTTGCAACTCACAGTCGAccatttaaaaatgattcacGCAAAAG GTCTGGACACGTTGGCCTACGACCCGTCGAAGTACGCGATGGACTACCACAACATCGGGTTCAGGGAATGCGCCACCGAGGTGGCCAGGTACTTGGAGTCAGTGGAGGGCATGAACGGCCGGGATCCGCTGCGCGAACGGTTGCTGTCACACTTGCAGTACTTTGCGGCGCAGCGCGAGTACGCGGCCAAGTCGCCGGCCGCTGCGGGACACCACAACGCCCCGCCACCACCGCCAAGTTGGTACGGCGGTCATCACGTCGGggcaccgccaccgccgccaccgccaccaccaccaccgacaCTTCCGCCGGCGCACCATTACCCGTCGACGACTTCGCCGCACCATTACCCGTCGACGACATCGCCgcaccaacaacaacaacaacagcagccgCCACCGTTGACCCttcctccgccgccgccgccgcccagccacaacaacaataattacgAGACGTCAGCGACGGCCGTGGACGGTATCAAGTCAGCGGCGGAAGCGGACGCAGCCGGTCTCACCACCCTGTCGTCCGTCCCGGCGGACTAtcaccatcaccaccaccatcaccaaCAGCAGCGACAACACGAACAGCACCACCACCGCAGTCGCGACGACTACCAGCACCAACACCAGCACGGCGGCGGGGCCGGCAACCAATTGCACAACTTGCAACCTGTTCAACCGCCGCCGCAGCCGCCGTCGGGCTATCACGAAGCTGCCATGCACCAACAGCACcaccaacaacaacagcaacaacaacaacaataccaATCCGATTCATCAGTTTCCGCACAGATGAAACCTTACAGGCCTTGGGGCGCTGAAGTGGCGTACTAA